Proteins from a genomic interval of Rhodococcus rhodochrous:
- a CDS encoding MCE family protein: MTGRSMFRRLGVAVTAVAVGTTLTACEWGGLNSIPMPGTAGRGEGAYRVQIEMPNVTTLTQNSPVRVDDVTVGSISGIELDGWHALVTVSLDEGVIVPANSLARIGQTSLLGSQHLELIPPVGEPPQGRLEDGDVIPLERAGAYPTTEQTLSSLSVVLNGGGLAQINDITTELNAALVGREDSIRNLLPRLDELVSTLDTQRGDIIAALEGMDRLAATVDDQNATLVRALEELPPALEVLADQRSNLTAAMSSLGEMSTVASRVVETSNDDLKANLEGLAPTLKALADSGSALTEVLGVLLTYPFPQAGINNIIRGDYANLAMTIDLSLERLDLNFLSGTPLAGRLAGPEGILGRDAGLAAQATDPFRAPLEPPPPPPPGPEGKLTIPGIGEITIPGLPLGVPAP; the protein is encoded by the coding sequence ATGACCGGCCGATCGATGTTCCGCCGCCTGGGCGTCGCGGTCACTGCCGTCGCGGTGGGCACGACGCTCACCGCGTGCGAGTGGGGCGGGCTCAACTCGATTCCCATGCCCGGCACCGCCGGCCGCGGGGAGGGCGCCTACCGGGTGCAGATCGAGATGCCCAACGTGACGACCCTGACCCAGAACTCGCCCGTGCGGGTCGACGACGTCACCGTGGGGTCGATCTCGGGGATCGAACTCGACGGCTGGCACGCGCTCGTGACGGTCTCGCTCGACGAAGGCGTGATCGTTCCGGCCAACTCGCTCGCCCGGATCGGGCAGACGAGTCTGCTCGGATCGCAGCACCTCGAACTGATCCCACCCGTCGGCGAACCCCCGCAGGGCCGGCTCGAGGACGGCGACGTCATCCCGCTCGAACGCGCCGGTGCGTATCCGACCACCGAACAGACGCTCTCGTCGCTCTCGGTGGTGCTCAACGGTGGTGGGCTCGCGCAGATCAACGACATCACCACCGAGCTGAACGCGGCACTCGTCGGCCGGGAGGACTCGATCCGGAACCTGCTCCCGCGCCTGGACGAACTGGTGTCGACCCTCGACACGCAGCGCGGCGACATCATCGCCGCGCTGGAGGGCATGGACCGCCTGGCCGCGACCGTCGACGACCAGAACGCGACCCTCGTCCGGGCTCTCGAGGAACTGCCGCCCGCGCTCGAGGTGCTGGCCGATCAGCGCTCGAACCTCACGGCCGCGATGAGTTCGCTCGGCGAGATGAGCACCGTGGCGAGCCGGGTCGTGGAGACCTCGAACGACGACCTGAAGGCGAATCTCGAAGGGCTCGCGCCGACATTGAAGGCCCTGGCCGATTCGGGCAGTGCCCTCACCGAGGTGCTCGGTGTGCTGCTCACCTATCCCTTCCCGCAGGCGGGCATCAACAACATCATCCGCGGCGACTACGCGAACCTCGCGATGACGATCGACCTCAGTCTCGAACGCCTCGACCTGAACTTCCTGTCCGGGACGCCACTCGCGGGACGCCTCGCGGGTCCGGAAGGGATCCTCGGCCGCGACGCGGGACTCGCTGCGCAGGCGACCGATCCGTTCCGTGCGCCGCTCGAGCCGCCACCGCCGCCACCGCCCGGTCCCGAAGGAAAACTGACGATCCCCGGCATCGGTGAGATCACCATTCCCGGCCTGCCCCTGGGGGTGCCCGCGCCATGA
- a CDS encoding MCE family protein, translating into MDTPSWKKKLAAFGLVGGLAAIVAVALTMFAGGFTSTVPLTVTSPRSGLVMEPDAKVKMRGVEVGRVASIEHTPAGAVLHLDMQPGQMQLIPSNARVAIESTTVFGAKFVDIVVPDDPSSVPMQEGAVIAADNVTVEFNTVFEHLSDVLAQIQPEKLNATLGALSEALNGRGNALGAALAEADAYLAEMNPSLPQLQADLVSAAQVTDVYADTAPDLMTTIGNATDVGNTVVDEQQQLDLLLMNLTGLANTGRDVLGENEAQLTTALDSLSHTTGLLGEYSPELTCFIVGLNDARVAFEPMAGTGEYAALTLSTSFMGGATPYNDAQDLPVVGATGGPNCWGLPNFDPRRDGHAPFVVSNTGETPYKPATEAWIRYPTIFQYLFGDHLAGGR; encoded by the coding sequence ATGGACACTCCTTCGTGGAAGAAGAAGCTCGCCGCCTTCGGTCTCGTGGGCGGCCTCGCCGCGATCGTCGCGGTGGCATTGACGATGTTCGCCGGTGGGTTCACCTCGACGGTCCCGCTCACCGTCACCTCACCCCGGTCGGGTCTGGTGATGGAGCCCGACGCCAAGGTGAAGATGCGCGGCGTCGAGGTGGGGCGCGTGGCGTCGATCGAGCACACACCGGCCGGTGCGGTCCTGCATCTGGACATGCAGCCCGGGCAGATGCAGCTCATCCCCTCGAACGCGCGGGTGGCGATCGAATCCACCACCGTCTTCGGTGCCAAGTTCGTCGACATCGTCGTCCCCGACGATCCGTCCTCGGTGCCGATGCAGGAAGGCGCCGTGATCGCGGCCGACAACGTCACCGTCGAGTTCAACACGGTCTTCGAGCACCTGTCCGACGTGCTCGCGCAGATCCAGCCCGAGAAGCTCAACGCCACCCTCGGCGCGCTGTCGGAAGCGCTCAACGGACGCGGCAACGCTCTCGGTGCCGCCCTGGCCGAGGCCGATGCGTATCTCGCCGAGATGAATCCGTCGCTGCCGCAACTGCAGGCCGACCTCGTCTCGGCCGCGCAGGTCACCGACGTCTACGCCGACACGGCCCCCGACCTCATGACCACGATCGGCAACGCCACCGACGTCGGCAACACCGTCGTCGACGAACAACAGCAACTCGACCTGCTGCTGATGAACCTCACCGGTCTCGCGAACACCGGACGGGACGTCCTGGGGGAGAACGAAGCACAGTTGACCACCGCACTCGACAGCCTGAGCCACACCACCGGCCTGCTCGGTGAGTACTCGCCCGAACTGACCTGCTTCATCGTCGGTCTCAACGACGCCCGGGTGGCGTTCGAACCGATGGCCGGCACCGGCGAGTACGCGGCCCTGACCCTGAGCACGAGCTTCATGGGCGGTGCCACGCCGTACAACGACGCCCAGGATCTGCCCGTGGTCGGCGCGACCGGCGGACCGAACTGCTGGGGCCTGCCGAACTTCGACCCGCGCCGCGACGGTCACGCGCCGTTCGTCGTGTCGAACACCGGCGAAACACCGTACAAGCCCGCAACGGAGGCCTGGATCCGCTACCCGACGATCTTCCAGTACCTGTTCGGCGACCATCTCGCGGGCGGGCGGTGA
- a CDS encoding ferredoxin: MDVKVDFDRCEANGVCVGLAPDVFDLNDDDELIVTHPVPEGSEDAVREAVAQCPRAALAEA; this comes from the coding sequence ATGGATGTCAAGGTCGACTTCGACCGCTGTGAAGCGAACGGCGTGTGTGTCGGGCTGGCGCCCGACGTCTTCGATCTCAACGACGACGACGAGCTGATCGTCACGCATCCCGTACCCGAGGGTAGTGAGGACGCCGTCCGCGAGGCCGTCGCCCAGTGCCCGCGTGCGGCCCTCGCCGAGGCGTGA
- a CDS encoding MlaE family ABC transporter permease: protein MAVMSWRFPRAVRRVTRASSTVDRVGEQALFFGRALATVPRALMHYPKETVRLVAEISMGTGALAVIGGTVVIVGFLTLFTGGIIAVQGFSSLGNIGVEALTGFFAAFINVRIAAPTIAGIGLAATIGAGSTAQLGAMRVSEEIDALETMAIPSIPYLVSTRVLAGMIAIVPLYSLAVIASFVASRFATVVLYGQSAGVYDHYFTTFLIPTDILWSFVQAIVMAIAVMLIHTYYGFNAGGGPVGVGVAVGNAVRASLVAVVTVTLLISLAVYGATGNFNLSG from the coding sequence ATGGCAGTGATGTCCTGGCGCTTCCCCCGTGCGGTTCGGCGCGTGACACGTGCGTCGTCCACGGTGGACCGGGTGGGGGAGCAGGCGCTGTTCTTCGGGCGCGCCCTCGCGACGGTCCCCCGGGCGCTGATGCACTATCCCAAGGAGACGGTGCGTCTGGTCGCCGAGATCAGCATGGGCACCGGTGCACTCGCCGTCATCGGCGGCACCGTCGTGATCGTCGGCTTCCTGACGCTCTTCACCGGCGGCATCATCGCCGTGCAGGGCTTCAGCTCCCTCGGCAACATCGGCGTCGAAGCGCTCACCGGGTTCTTCGCGGCCTTCATCAATGTGCGTATCGCGGCCCCGACGATCGCCGGTATCGGGCTGGCGGCCACCATCGGCGCCGGCTCCACCGCCCAGCTCGGAGCCATGCGTGTCTCCGAGGAGATCGACGCGCTCGAGACCATGGCGATCCCGTCCATCCCGTATCTGGTGTCCACGCGCGTGCTCGCAGGGATGATCGCGATCGTCCCGCTGTACTCGCTCGCCGTGATCGCCTCGTTCGTCGCGAGCCGTTTCGCGACGGTGGTGCTCTACGGTCAGTCGGCCGGCGTGTACGACCACTACTTCACGACCTTCCTGATACCCACCGACATCCTGTGGTCGTTCGTCCAGGCCATCGTGATGGCGATCGCCGTGATGCTCATCCACACCTACTACGGCTTCAACGCAGGTGGCGGCCCCGTCGGTGTGGGTGTCGCGGTCGGCAACGCGGTGCGGGCCTCGCTCGTCGCGGTCGTCACCGTCACCCTGCTCATCTCGCTCGCCGTCTACGGCGCGACCGGCAACTTCAACCTGTCGGGATAG
- a CDS encoding acyl-CoA dehydrogenase family protein: protein MDISYTPGQQALREELRAYFAQIMTPERREALAATTGEYGSGNVYREVVQQMGKDGWLTLGWPEEYGGQNRSAMDQLIFTDEAAIAGAPVPFLTIDSVAPTIMHYGTDEQKEFFLPRISAGELHFSIGYSEPGAGTDLASLRTTAVRDGDEWVINGQKMWTSLIAYADYVWLAARTNPDVKKHKGISVFIVPTDTPGFSYTPVHTMAGPDTSATYYQDVRVPASALVGEVDGGWALITNQLNHERVALTSAGPVRTALTEVRRWAQETHLPDGRRVIDQEWVQINLARVHAKAEYLQLMNWDIASSAGTTPLGPEAASANKVFGTEFATEAYRLLMEVLGPAATVRQNSAGALLRGRIERMHRSSLILTFGGGTNEVQRDIIAMTALGQPPAKR, encoded by the coding sequence GTGGACATCTCCTACACCCCCGGGCAACAAGCCCTCCGCGAGGAATTGCGGGCCTATTTCGCACAGATCATGACACCCGAGCGCCGCGAGGCGCTCGCGGCCACGACCGGGGAGTACGGCTCCGGCAACGTGTACCGCGAGGTCGTGCAGCAGATGGGCAAGGACGGTTGGCTCACGCTCGGGTGGCCCGAGGAGTACGGCGGTCAGAACCGTTCCGCGATGGACCAATTGATCTTCACCGACGAGGCGGCCATCGCCGGCGCGCCCGTCCCGTTCCTCACCATCGATTCGGTCGCGCCGACGATCATGCACTACGGCACGGACGAGCAGAAGGAGTTCTTCCTCCCCCGCATCTCCGCGGGAGAACTGCACTTCTCGATCGGCTATTCCGAACCCGGCGCCGGCACCGATCTCGCCTCCCTGCGCACCACCGCGGTGCGTGACGGCGACGAGTGGGTCATCAACGGGCAGAAGATGTGGACGAGCCTGATCGCCTACGCCGACTACGTCTGGCTCGCCGCGCGCACCAACCCGGATGTCAAGAAGCACAAGGGGATCAGCGTCTTCATCGTGCCGACCGATACTCCCGGCTTCTCGTACACCCCTGTGCACACCATGGCCGGCCCCGACACGAGCGCCACCTATTACCAGGACGTGCGCGTCCCGGCGTCCGCGCTCGTCGGCGAGGTCGACGGCGGCTGGGCGCTCATCACCAACCAGCTCAACCACGAGCGGGTCGCGCTCACCTCCGCCGGCCCCGTGCGCACCGCGCTGACCGAGGTCCGGCGCTGGGCGCAGGAGACGCATCTGCCCGACGGGCGGCGGGTGATCGACCAGGAATGGGTGCAGATCAACCTGGCACGCGTCCATGCCAAGGCCGAATACCTGCAGCTGATGAACTGGGACATCGCCTCGAGCGCCGGCACGACCCCGCTCGGCCCGGAGGCCGCCTCGGCCAACAAGGTGTTCGGAACCGAATTCGCGACCGAGGCCTACCGGTTGCTCATGGAGGTCCTCGGCCCCGCTGCGACGGTACGGCAGAACTCGGCCGGCGCGTTGCTCCGCGGCCGGATCGAACGCATGCACCGCAGCTCCCTCATCCTCACCTTCGGGGGCGGCACCAACGAGGTACAGCGCGACATCATCGCGATGACCGCTCTCGGCCAGCCGCCCGCCAAGCGTTAG
- a CDS encoding MlaE family ABC transporter permease, producing the protein MVDLLEVPLRAVGGLFAMTGETARAAFRRPFQRREFIDQAWFVARVSLVPTVLVAVPFTVLVSFTLNILLREIGAADLSGAGAALGAVTQVGPMVTVLIVAGAGATAICADLAARTIREEIDAMRVLGIDPIQRLVVPRVLASTVVALLLNGLVCTIGILGGFAFSVFLQDVNPGAFINGITLLTGFGELMISQVKAGLFGMIAGLVASYLGLNVKGGAKSVGDAVNQTVVFAFMALFVVNLLVTAVGIKLTAG; encoded by the coding sequence ATGGTAGACCTCCTCGAGGTTCCCTTACGGGCCGTCGGCGGACTGTTCGCCATGACCGGCGAGACCGCCCGGGCGGCCTTCCGTCGCCCCTTCCAACGGCGCGAGTTCATCGACCAGGCCTGGTTCGTCGCACGCGTTTCGCTCGTGCCCACCGTGCTCGTCGCGGTGCCGTTCACGGTTCTGGTGAGCTTCACCCTCAACATCCTGCTCCGGGAGATCGGCGCCGCCGACCTCAGCGGAGCGGGCGCGGCCCTCGGCGCGGTGACGCAGGTGGGTCCCATGGTCACGGTGCTCATCGTCGCCGGTGCCGGCGCCACCGCGATCTGCGCCGATCTCGCGGCGCGCACCATCCGCGAGGAGATCGACGCGATGCGTGTGCTCGGCATCGATCCGATCCAGCGTCTCGTCGTGCCCCGGGTGCTCGCGTCCACCGTCGTCGCGCTGCTGCTCAACGGTCTCGTGTGCACGATCGGCATCCTCGGCGGGTTCGCCTTCTCGGTCTTCCTCCAGGACGTCAACCCCGGCGCGTTCATCAACGGCATCACCCTGCTCACCGGCTTCGGAGAACTGATGATCTCCCAGGTCAAGGCGGGGCTGTTCGGCATGATCGCGGGACTGGTCGCGTCCTATCTCGGTCTCAATGTCAAAGGTGGAGCGAAGAGTGTCGGCGACGCCGTCAACCAGACGGTCGTGTTCGCGTTCATGGCGCTGTTCGTGGTCAACCTCCTCGTCACGGCCGTCGGCATCAAGCTGACCGCGGGATGA
- a CDS encoding MCE family protein — protein MSTDTVATTRRRPAWLMAAIIGAVVVLVLGALAVFVLPDLGKRTIHAEFASTSGLYEGDDVRVLGVSVGRISDIEPRDDLVRVTMQVDSGVEIPSEANAVVIAQSLVSARFVQLTPVYSGGPTIEDGATIPMQRTASPVEWDQIKTELMRLSEALGPEELDPQGSLGRFIDTAAENLEGNGQTVRGALRELSDTMRTLSEGRTDLFSTIRNLQTFVSVLSSSNEQIVQFGGRLASVSDVLAQSSDQLGVSLSELNIAVGDVQRFVQDNRAGLTESVQRLADATEVLARKRPEIERVLHSGPTSLANFYNIYKPAQGSLTGALAINNLANPVEWMCGSVAAAANATSERSEELCRQQLGPVLSSINANYLPLLVNPLAGVQAFDGDIVYTEPWLEGASEGRGTAPGPSLSEAASPLDGILGGLPSLQVPQDLGSLLQPGGGR, from the coding sequence ATGAGTACCGATACCGTCGCAACGACCCGGCGGCGCCCGGCCTGGCTGATGGCGGCGATCATCGGTGCCGTCGTCGTGCTCGTGCTCGGCGCCCTCGCCGTGTTCGTCCTCCCGGACCTCGGCAAGCGCACCATCCACGCCGAATTCGCTTCCACCAGCGGCCTGTACGAGGGCGACGACGTGCGGGTGCTCGGGGTGTCGGTGGGACGCATCAGCGACATCGAACCCCGCGACGACCTCGTGCGGGTGACGATGCAGGTCGACAGCGGCGTCGAGATCCCGTCCGAGGCGAACGCCGTCGTCATCGCACAGAGCCTCGTCTCGGCACGCTTCGTCCAGCTCACCCCGGTCTACTCGGGTGGTCCGACGATCGAGGACGGCGCGACGATCCCGATGCAGCGCACGGCCTCTCCGGTCGAATGGGACCAGATCAAGACCGAACTGATGCGGCTGTCCGAAGCGCTCGGCCCCGAGGAACTCGACCCGCAAGGATCCCTCGGCCGGTTCATCGACACCGCAGCCGAGAATCTCGAGGGCAACGGGCAGACCGTGCGTGGGGCCCTGCGCGAGTTGTCGGACACGATGCGCACGCTCTCCGAGGGACGCACCGACCTGTTCTCGACGATCCGCAACCTGCAGACCTTCGTGTCGGTCCTCTCGTCGAGCAACGAGCAGATCGTCCAGTTCGGCGGTCGTCTCGCGTCGGTCTCCGACGTGCTCGCGCAGAGCTCCGACCAGCTCGGGGTCTCGTTGTCCGAGTTGAACATCGCCGTCGGCGACGTGCAGCGGTTCGTGCAGGACAACCGGGCCGGTCTCACCGAATCGGTGCAGCGACTCGCCGACGCGACCGAGGTGCTCGCCCGCAAGCGACCCGAGATCGAGCGGGTGCTGCACTCGGGCCCGACCTCCCTCGCGAACTTCTACAACATCTACAAACCGGCGCAGGGTTCGCTCACGGGCGCACTCGCGATCAACAACCTCGCCAACCCCGTCGAGTGGATGTGCGGGTCGGTCGCGGCCGCCGCCAACGCGACCTCCGAACGCAGCGAGGAACTGTGCCGCCAGCAGCTCGGACCGGTGCTGTCGTCCATCAACGCCAACTACCTTCCGCTGCTGGTCAATCCGCTCGCCGGTGTGCAGGCCTTCGACGGCGACATCGTCTACACCGAACCCTGGCTCGAAGGGGCGTCGGAAGGACGCGGCACCGCACCCGGACCGTCGCTGTCGGAAGCGGCGTCGCCGCTCGACGGGATCCTCGGCGGCCTGCCGTCGCTGCAGGTCCCGCAGGATCTCGGTTCCCTGCTGCAGCCGGGAGGAGGACGATGA
- a CDS encoding MCE family protein — MRATTVKFLIFAVTMALIFAGLAVVFSQARFTGTENYRATFTDVSGLGAGDKVRIAGVQVGSVKKVDIGRDNTAEIEFDVDAKHTLFTGTRATVRYENLVGDRYLELLEGAGSVDVLPAGGSIPIEQTEPALDLDLLLGGFKPLLQGLDAQQVNDLSGALLQVFQGQGDTLVSLLGNTNSFTNSLADRDQLIGDVIDNLNAVLGTIDDHDREFENTIEQLHTLVGGLSADRDPIGASIPQIASGTADLAALLQNNRPDLQTVIAETNRTMTQLDLGKDDINRTLERLPSDYKKLIRVGAYGNFFQFFLCANTFKFSGPDGTTIRYTTANHDTGRCAKVE; from the coding sequence ATGAGAGCGACCACCGTCAAGTTCCTGATCTTCGCCGTCACGATGGCGTTGATCTTCGCCGGGCTGGCCGTCGTGTTCAGTCAAGCGCGGTTCACCGGCACCGAGAACTACCGGGCCACCTTCACCGATGTCTCCGGTCTCGGTGCCGGCGACAAGGTCCGCATCGCGGGGGTGCAGGTCGGCTCGGTGAAGAAGGTCGACATCGGCCGCGACAACACCGCCGAGATCGAGTTCGATGTGGACGCGAAACACACGCTGTTCACCGGCACCCGCGCCACCGTGCGGTACGAGAACCTCGTCGGCGACCGGTATCTCGAACTGCTCGAAGGTGCCGGCAGCGTCGACGTCCTGCCCGCCGGTGGCAGCATCCCGATCGAACAGACCGAACCGGCCCTCGACCTCGACCTGCTCCTCGGCGGATTCAAGCCGCTGCTGCAGGGCCTCGACGCGCAGCAGGTCAACGACCTCTCCGGAGCGCTGTTGCAGGTCTTCCAGGGGCAGGGCGACACGCTCGTGTCGCTGCTGGGGAACACCAACTCGTTCACCAACTCCCTCGCCGACCGCGACCAGCTGATCGGCGACGTCATCGACAACCTCAACGCCGTCCTCGGCACGATCGACGATCACGACCGCGAGTTCGAGAACACGATCGAACAGCTGCACACCCTGGTGGGCGGGCTGTCCGCGGATCGTGATCCCATCGGCGCGTCGATCCCGCAGATCGCCTCCGGCACCGCGGATCTCGCCGCACTGTTGCAGAACAACCGGCCCGACCTGCAGACGGTCATCGCCGAGACGAACCGCACCATGACCCAGCTCGATCTCGGCAAGGACGACATCAACCGCACGCTCGAACGTCTGCCCTCCGATTACAAGAAACTCATCCGCGTGGGTGCATACGGAAACTTCTTCCAATTCTTCCTCTGTGCCAACACTTTCAAGTTCTCCGGACCGGACGGCACCACCATCCGGTACACCACGGCGAACCACGACACGGGAAGGTGTGCGAAGGTCGAATGA
- a CDS encoding 3-oxoacyl-ACP reductase — protein sequence MSADANGGVGNDDRVSLEGRVAVVTGAGAGLGRAEALALARAGASVVVNDLVENDAVEDTLARIRDLGAAAEFVPGSVAERETADAMLAAAQGKFGGLDIVVNNAGITRDRMLPNMSDDEWDSVVAVHLRGHFLLSRNAAAYWRDRSKQEGGPVYGRLVNTSSEAGLLGPPGQPNYGAAKAGITALTLSAARGLERYGVRANVICPRARTSMTEAVFGDAPDDGIDPLSPDHVANLVAYLASPAADRVNGQVFIVYGPMVALMAAPVVEQRFDADGQWTPAALADELGGYFADRDPGRTFSASTALDL from the coding sequence ATGAGTGCGGACGCCAACGGTGGCGTGGGGAACGACGATCGGGTGTCTCTCGAAGGGCGGGTCGCCGTCGTCACGGGAGCCGGAGCGGGTCTCGGACGTGCCGAGGCGCTCGCGCTCGCGCGGGCCGGAGCATCGGTGGTGGTCAACGATCTCGTGGAGAACGACGCGGTGGAGGACACTCTCGCGCGGATCCGCGATCTCGGTGCCGCAGCGGAGTTCGTGCCCGGCAGCGTCGCCGAGCGTGAGACGGCCGATGCGATGCTCGCCGCGGCGCAGGGCAAGTTCGGTGGTCTCGACATCGTCGTCAACAATGCGGGCATCACGCGGGATCGGATGCTGCCCAACATGTCCGACGACGAATGGGATTCGGTGGTCGCCGTGCACCTGCGCGGTCACTTCCTGCTCTCCCGCAATGCGGCGGCCTACTGGCGCGACAGGTCGAAGCAGGAGGGCGGCCCGGTCTACGGGCGGCTGGTCAACACGTCCTCGGAGGCCGGTCTGCTCGGGCCGCCCGGGCAGCCCAACTACGGCGCCGCCAAGGCCGGCATCACCGCACTCACCCTTTCGGCCGCCCGAGGTCTCGAGCGGTACGGGGTCCGGGCGAACGTGATCTGCCCCCGCGCGCGCACGTCGATGACCGAGGCGGTCTTCGGCGACGCACCGGACGACGGTATCGATCCGCTCTCGCCCGACCATGTGGCGAATCTGGTCGCCTATCTCGCCTCCCCGGCCGCCGATCGCGTCAACGGGCAGGTCTTCATCGTCTACGGACCCATGGTGGCCCTGATGGCCGCGCCGGTCGTCGAGCAGCGTTTCGACGCCGACGGGCAGTGGACCCCCGCAGCGCTCGCCGACGAGCTCGGCGGTTACTTCGCCGATCGTGATCCGGGCCGGACGTTCTCGGCCTCGACGGCTCTCGATCTGTAG
- a CDS encoding MCE family protein: protein MSAPRDPNYIRTGIVGLAVSAAIVLAGLQYDQLHFLSGGLSYSARFQDAGGLVPGDDVMLAGVNVGDVTDVRLDDQAVLVTFRIRDGIGLGDTTGADIKTNTVLGRKSLALRPGGEGVMRPGSVIALERTNSPYSLTDALGDLTTSVSELDTDRINESLDALSQSLENTPPEIQGALEGMTRLSQSINARDESLDQLLERAEGVTSILAERSDQVNALIVDANALFGELSLRRDAITELIANISSVSRQLTGLVQDNQAQMAPTLEKLNLVTANLQANKENIAGALDGLGPYIGALGESVASGPFFNAYVSNILPAPWWKAVVDSQVAPDLLPEDLQDVIPDEPPTIKRDGE from the coding sequence ATGAGTGCACCTCGTGACCCCAACTACATCCGGACGGGCATCGTCGGCCTGGCCGTGTCCGCCGCGATCGTGCTCGCCGGTCTGCAGTACGACCAGCTGCACTTCCTCTCCGGTGGCCTGAGCTACTCCGCCCGTTTCCAGGACGCCGGTGGCCTCGTCCCCGGCGACGACGTCATGCTCGCGGGCGTGAACGTCGGCGACGTCACCGACGTGCGGCTCGACGATCAGGCCGTGCTGGTCACCTTCCGCATCCGCGACGGCATCGGGCTCGGCGACACCACCGGTGCCGACATCAAGACCAACACCGTCCTCGGCCGGAAGTCCTTGGCGTTGCGCCCCGGTGGCGAGGGCGTGATGCGCCCGGGTTCGGTGATCGCGCTCGAACGCACCAACTCGCCGTACTCGTTGACCGACGCTCTCGGCGACCTCACGACGTCGGTCTCCGAACTCGACACCGACCGGATCAACGAGTCGCTCGACGCGTTGTCGCAGTCGCTCGAGAACACCCCGCCCGAGATCCAGGGCGCCCTGGAGGGCATGACCCGCCTGTCGCAGTCGATCAACGCCCGCGACGAATCGCTCGACCAGCTGCTCGAACGCGCCGAGGGGGTGACGAGCATCCTCGCCGAGCGCAGCGACCAGGTCAACGCGCTCATCGTCGACGCGAATGCACTGTTCGGCGAACTGAGTCTGCGCCGCGACGCCATCACCGAACTGATCGCGAACATCTCGTCCGTCTCACGTCAGCTCACCGGCCTCGTGCAGGACAACCAGGCGCAGATGGCGCCGACGCTCGAGAAGCTCAACCTCGTGACGGCCAACCTGCAGGCGAACAAGGAGAACATCGCCGGCGCACTCGACGGTCTGGGCCCGTACATCGGCGCGCTCGGCGAATCCGTCGCCAGCGGACCGTTCTTCAACGCCTACGTGTCCAACATCCTGCCGGCACCGTGGTGGAAGGCCGTGGTGGACAGCCAGGTCGCGCCCGATCTCCTCCCCGAGGATCTGCAGGACGTGATCCCGGACGAACCCCCGACGATCAAGAGGGACGGCGAATGA